Within the Paracoccus everestensis genome, the region CCGGCGGCCTTGGGGCTGAAACCGTCGACGGGGGTGCAGGCGATGACGTTATCGTGTCAGGCGGAGGCAATGACAGCATACTGGCCGGCGACGGAAACGACCGGGTCGAGGCCGAAGACGGCGACGACTATGTGGATGCCGGCACGGGCAACGACACAGTCGACGGGGGTATCGGAAACGACACCCTTCTGGGCGGAATCGGCGACGACCAGCTGAGCGGAGGCGCTGGCAATGACAGCCTGTTCGGCGGTGCCGGCAACGATGTCCTTCTGGGTGGCGATGGCAACGATTACCTGGAGGGCGGCGCGGGGGCGGATACGCTGACGGGCGGCGCTGGCAACGACTTCTTTGCGGCAACGTCAGGCGACCTGATCACCGACTTCACCGTGGGTGATACAGCCAACAACGACAGCGTCGATCTGACAGGCTTTTACAACGCCACGAACCTTGCCATCATCAACGCCCAGCGGACGACACTCGGCCTTCGGCCTTACGAGTCCGCCCTTGGCTGGCTCAAGGCGGACCAAGCCGATGATGGCGTGCTCAACAGCATCCGGACCGATGCCGGTTTCTCCGAGAACTTCACCCTGAGGATACAAAACGGCGGAACGGCAGTGAGCGCCTCGGACTTGACCGAGAATGCGACCGCTGTAGTGTGCTTTGGGGCTGATGCGATGATCGCAACGGCCGACGGGCCAGTGCCGGCGGGCGCGTTGAAGGTCGCCGACATGGTGCTGACCCGCGACAATGGTTATCAGCCCATCCGCTGGGTCGGACAGCGCACGCTGGATGCTGCCACTCTGGCGGCCAATGCCCAGCTTCGACCCATCCGCATCAGGACAGGCGCCTTGGGTCAGGGCTTGCCCACAAGCGACCTGATCGTTTCTCCGCAACACCGCATCCTGGTGCGATCGAAGATTGCCGAGCGGATGTTCGGACACTGCGAGGTGCTGGTTGCGGCCAAGCAGCTGATGGTGACCGAAGGCATTGACATCGCCGATGATCTGGAATCGGTGACCTATGTCCACTTCCTGTTCGAAGCCCACCAGATCGTCCTGTCGAACGGCGCCGAAACCGAGTCCCTTTATACCGGGGCCGAGGCGCTGAAATCCGTGCCTCGGGAAGCCCAGAAGGAAATCCTGGCGGTGTTCCCTGAACTTGCCGAGGGCAACGCCCGCCCGGCGGTGCGGGAAATGCTTTCTGGACGCATGGGCCGCAAGCTGGCGCAACGCCATGCCCAGAACGGAAAGAAGCTGGTGGCGTGAACAACCTGGGCGTGGTTGCATTTCCGCCACGCCTTTCCCAAATCGCAGCAACCAGGCCAGAAGGGAAAATCGGCCTCAAGCTTACCGAAACGAAGTCGAGCACAGGCTGACGAGGGTTAAGGCCCATGGACCAACAGTCAGGTCGAGGGGGCGAACCGTAGGTTCGAGGAAGGTGAAGCAGATCGCAAGACGGCCCGAAGGATCGTTTTCCTGCTGAACGTCAGGCGCTGCCATTACGACAATGACGATCACCTGCGAACGTCTCTTGCAGGTTTCATCGTCCCCTGTAACTTCGCCAATCGGCTCGAGACACTGAGCAGCCTCACGCCTTGCGAAAAAATCTACAAGACCGGGATAAAGCTTTGACGCGCCCCCGGTCTTCCCTCGTTCATAACGAGATTCCTTTGGGTCGATGCGCTGCTCCCCAACCTTGGACCCGCCGCTTCGGGTTCTTGTTCCTGAGCTGCAAGGCCAGTTCAGTGTAAATCCTGCGGGTCTTCTTGATGGTGATCATCCACCCCTCCCGGCGCAGCAGGACATGCCCGCGCCGACAGCCATAGCGCACACCAATCGCCGTCGGGCTCAGACCGATGGCGCCGCGACGGCTCATCTCTCGCAGATCTCCTGATCCGTCGTGCGACGGCCGCCTGGTCGGTGCGCCGGGAGGTGGAGGGAAACGTGGAGGTGTCGATCGGGTAATCCTCCCCATGGTTAAAGGGATGCGGAAGTAGAATTTTCTCGGCAAGTTGGACGAGGAGATTCAGATGAAGAAAACCCGTTTCACCGAGGCCCAGATCATGGGCGTGCTGCGTCAGGCCGAGGGTGGTTTGCCTGTGCCTGAACTGTGTCGCGAGCATGGGATCAGCAGCGCGACGTTTTACAAATGGCGTGCCAGGTATGGCGGCATGGATGCATCCATGATGGGCCAGATGAAGTTACTGGAGGACGAAAACCGGCGGCTGAAGCGCATGTTTGCCGATCTGAGCATGCAAGCCGATCTGCTCCGGGAGGCGCTTGGAAAAAAGTGACGCGGCCAGCTCAGCGTCGCGAGCTGGCCGCAAAGGCTGTGGCGACGAAGGGGATCAGCATTGCGCTGGCTTGCCGGGCATTCGGCGTCAGCGAGACCTGTTTCCGCTACAGCCCGAAGCGCGACAACGAGAACGAGCAGATCGCCGACCTGCTCATTGGGCTAACCAAGACCAGGAAGACTTGGGGCTTTGGCTTGTGTTTCCTGTATCTGCGCAACGTCCAGGGCCATGGTTGGAACCACAAACGCGTCTACCGGATCTATCGTGAGCTGGAACTGAACCTGAGGAGTGAGCCATGGAACGCCACTGGTCCGAGTGACCATGGCGAACGCCTCGCAAGCGGCTGAAGCGGGAGAAGTCCGAGGAACTGGCTGTGCCGGAAGCTCCCAACGCGGTCTGGTCCATGGACTTCATGGCAGATCGCCTTGGGGACGGGCGAGCCTTCCGTCTTCTGAACGTCCTGGACGACTTCAACCGCGAGGGCCTGGGCATCGAGGTGGACTTCTCGCTGCCGGCCGAGCGCGTCGTCCGGACCCTGAACCAAATCATCGAATGGCGGGGAGCACCAAAGGCGATCAGGGTTGATAACGGCCCGGAATATATCAGTGGCCGTCTGATGGAATGGGCCGAGGACAAGGGCATTACCCTGACCTATATCCAGCCCGGAAAGCCGCAGCAGAACGCTTACGTCGAGCGCTACAACCGGACAGTCCGGCACGAATGGCTGGACCTATACATCTTTGAAACCATCGAGGAGGTGCAGAACATCGCCACCGAGTGGCTCTGGACCTACAACAACGAACGCCCCAACATGGGCATCGGCGGGATCACCCCTGCCATGAAGCTGAGAATGGCCGCGTGAATTCTACGTCTGCGCCCCGTTAAAACGGGGAGGATTACCGGACAATCTATGCATCGTAAGACAATGTAGCCAGCAGATGACGCAGCTCGGTTGAGACGGGCTACTGTTGAGCCAATGAAGCGTGAACGCTTTTGTTAAGGCCAAAACCCACAGGGATAGCAATGTGGTCGCGGCAAAATAGGCTCCGCGACACCCAGCGAACCTGCAAACCCCGATTTTCTGCCCGGAACTGGAAGTTTTGCGCGACAAAGCCCACCGCATACGAAAGGGGCCGGAAAGACCCAAAAGAGGGCGGATGTTTATGAGGAGCAACCGGTGTGCAAGATGTTCTACTGGAGCAGCCTTTGGAGGTGGACCGTGCCGAATGCTGACTGCGCTGCCCAGCCCAATCCATCTGAAGCGGCCCCAGCGCCAGCGTCACCTCATGGCTCTGTCGCGCCTTCAGGAGCCCTTCGAGGATCTCGGGCGCGAGCAGTGTAAGGCGCAGGACGAGGATCATGTAGGAGAACTCGATCTCTTCACTTTCGGCTAGTTCGCGATCACTGCAAGGTGAAAACGCTGTGACCGCAAGACCTGTGTGTGCTAGTATTGCAACAGGTCCCGGCGCAAGGGGCGCCCCGGTTTCCTGGGAGGATGCGAACGATGAAAGCCAAGACATGGGTGCTTGCCGCGCTGCTCTGCGGCTTGACTGCCGTTCCCGGGGCCGCGGCAACGCTGACCTTCGTAACGAGCCTTAAGGGGTCAAGTGAGGCGCCGCCAAACGACTCGCCTGCAACGGGTTCAGGCAAGGTGACGATTGATACGGTCGCCGCGACTATGGCGGTCGCATTCGAGTTTGACGGACTGGTCGGTACGCTAATCGCCGCGCATATCCACGGTCCGACTGCGGAGCCGCGTACGGGGACCGCGGGGGTGATGACGCAGATTCCGACCTTTCCGGGCACTCCGTTGGGGGTGACGAGCGGCAGCTACAGCAACATCTTTGACATGACTGATATCGCGAGCTACAACCCAGCCTTCCTGTCAGCGCAGGGTGGTTCAGCGCTATCGGGCTTCGATGCGCTGATCGCGTCCATCACCGGCGGTAGAGCCTATCTCAACCTCCATTCGACCGAATATCCGGGCGGCGAGATTCGCGGCTTCTTGGCGCCAGTCCCGCTGCCGGGGGCAGTCTGGCTGATGCTGGCGGGCGTCGCGGCGCTTGTAGCGGCGGGGCGGCGGAAGATGGGTTGAGAACTGCCGAACTGGGAGGATGGCCTATAGCGTCCAGTTCGATACACCACCTTCTTGGCGACCATGCTGCCGGTTCTCTTCAGCTTACCGCAGGCGACAGCGCCGTTCGGGATCTAAAGAGCATGCTTTTTCTTCCGGGCAAGCAGCGATGGGTGAAAACCCGCGAAAGGGCCAGATGCCTGCCGTCGTGGCGAACCTCAAGCCAAAGGGGTCCGCAACCCGATCAAGGGCCAACCGACACCTGCCTATATCGCGTTCCGCACTGACCTTCATTCGGATCAGACCTGCTGCGCGGCTCGGACGAAGATACCGACGGACAAGGTCCAGCCCACAGGAAGCCGATGTGTGTCCTGGCATCGAAGCCGGGCAGTGTCTGAGCGAGATGGGCACGTGTGAGATCCAGCGTGTCCACAGGCGGGGTCCATATGTAGCCTGTGTCGGTACTCCATGAACGAGCAGCTTCATGATGACACCCACACCTTCCGAGACCCGAGGCCAGATCGTATGTTTAAAACATACTACATGCCCGTTTAGTCGCCGGCGCCACCGGCCTCGCAACTGCCTTGCGGGTACCCGCCGGTCCTCAACTGTCAGCTCTTCGCGGCTTTGTGGATCGGAGCCGCGCGTGGTAGTGTTGCATGCGACCGCGTCAGAATGGCGCGCATTTGGGTGGTACAGTTATGGTTCAGCCTGCGCGAGAACCGCAGCACCAGCCTGCTGCTGATGCTCCGTCTGGCAACATGCTGCCCTACGATCCTGAAGAATGGAAACACCGGGTAGCGGCTGCCCGCGCCCAGCGAGAGGAAGTGCTGCGGCAGCGTGCGGCAGAGCAGCAGCAGGCGTCCGAACGCCGAAGTGTCGGGCCTTCTGAACGCGCGGACCTGCCTATCATGGTACCGGCGCCAAGCGTGCCAGCACTCATAAGCGCTGTGAAAAACGAGCAGCCTGAAGCCGCAGGCGCCATACCCTATTCCTTCGGTCCGCGTCAGGTTCTCGCGGCCTTGGCGCAGATAAGGAGAAAGACCCCCTTTGGCGGTCGTGTGCCTCCGATGCTGTTGGGGCTGGTGATTGGCGGCTTGGCAGGCGCCTTCCTTGTCAGCCTTGGCGCAACCCGCCCCAGCGGCATCGATCCTCAGAGCGAGAGTGCCCCGCCGGTTTCCTCGGCTGGTCCTTTCGTGGATGCTGCGCCTTCCTATGCGACACCGGTCAGGGCGCCACCTTTGACGACATGGTCCTCGGGCCTAGGCGTTGTACCGTCTGCCGATGCACAAGAGACTGCCTTTTCATCACCTGATGTGTTGTCTGCCCCGTCATCTCGTGGACTGGAGCTGCCTGCCTTAGCGAAAGCGGCTGCTGCCCCCAGCATGCCAGCGATTGCTGCACTTCCTATCGCTTCCGAACAGCCCGGCTCCGGGACGAGCCCCGAGATGGCCGCAGTGGCACTCGGCTTGGCCTTCCGGGAGGCAAAGCAAGTTCCCTTTGTGTCACCGCCGCAGCTTGTCCGTCCCCCGGTGCCGGCGTCGGATGCCAGCGCTCAGCTGCTGTTGTCGAACGGGGAAAAGCCACCCATGCGCTTGGCCATGTATGTCCCGGAGCGTCTTGCGGGCGAGCGGCGAAACCAGACGATGGTGCAGCTCTCGGAAATAGGATGGTCGCCCGAGGAAGCATCGACACCCTTCACGATCGGTGAGACGCATGTCCGGTATTATCACCCGCAGGATCGGGCGGCAGCCGAAGAACTGGCAGCTTCGCTGAACACTGAGGCGCGGGACTTCGTTAGCTTTACGCCGTCTCCGAAGGAGGGCTACCTGGAACTGTGGCTGGGCGGCCAAGGAGCGCCTCCAAAGCCCAAGGCTGTCGCCACGCGCAGAGAAGTCGAAGCCCCGAGCCGGGCGAATGGGGCAGGGCGCGGCAGCAAGGTGCCACAAACGACCTCTGGTGCCCGCAGACGGGCGGCCCCAGGCGGAGGAGACAACGAATGGGTGCGAACCTCGAGCAGCCGCAATCTGGCTGGCGTCAGGAATAGCACCGGAGGCAACAGCGGGAGCCGCAATGGAGGCGGTGG harbors:
- a CDS encoding CHRD domain-containing protein, which encodes MKAKTWVLAALLCGLTAVPGAAATLTFVTSLKGSSEAPPNDSPATGSGKVTIDTVAATMAVAFEFDGLVGTLIAAHIHGPTAEPRTGTAGVMTQIPTFPGTPLGVTSGSYSNIFDMTDIASYNPAFLSAQGGSALSGFDALIASITGGRAYLNLHSTEYPGGEIRGFLAPVPLPGAVWLMLAGVAALVAAGRRKMG